In uncultured Bacteroides sp., one genomic interval encodes:
- the umuD gene encoding translesion error-prone DNA polymerase V autoproteolytic subunit has translation MEEKVFRQLEIYPADTSKMLEIPFVGNIKAGFPSPADDFVASAIDLNNIVIKNPSATFFARANGTSMETDLSDGDLFVIDKSLPPADGKMAVCFVDGEFTVKRIKIEKTRCMLIPSNADFPVIEVNENNNFMIWGIVTYVIRKM, from the coding sequence ATGGAAGAAAAAGTATTCAGACAATTAGAAATATATCCGGCAGATACGAGTAAGATGCTCGAGATTCCGTTTGTTGGCAATATAAAGGCGGGATTCCCTTCGCCTGCTGACGATTTTGTGGCATCGGCTATCGACCTGAATAATATTGTTATAAAGAATCCATCGGCTACCTTTTTTGCACGGGCAAATGGTACTTCGATGGAAACGGATTTGAGTGATGGCGATTTATTTGTTATTGATAAGAGCTTACCGCCAGCCGATGGGAAAATGGCTGTATGCTTTGTGGATGGGGAGTTTACCGTGAAACGGATTAAGATTGAAAAGACTCGCTGCATGCTTATTCCTTCGAACGCTGATTTTCCTGTTATTGAAGTGAATGAGAATAACAATTTTATGATTTGGGGAATTGTTACTTACGTTATCAGGAAGATGTGA
- a CDS encoding AAA family ATPase — MRLKSIQLQNFRCYEDLKIELDKNFNIILGINGTGKTAILEAARIAIGSLYSEFDKIENKISSPGINTDDVRLHNGERQYEVHILTEACVSESISSSLMKSEPIIWERTLERYGGRTKFVGAEEIKAVSKRIQKIVRNSGAQNIPLIAYYSTDRYKKEKKNTGLDADGSRLRGYYNSLDAMTNVWFFLNIYKTETLWELQHSEKSVLLAVVNNAVMACIDDCSKLYHDVKKDELIIVLKNNGESIPFHMLSDGVRSTLAMVMEIAFRCYLLNPHLDERAAKETAGVVLIDEIDLHLHPAWQKRIIGDLRKAFPELQFIVTTHAPLVIGSLKSGKIFNISDRQVYDFPIQYGKDANSILIEMKTSEMDDEIKKKIEAYFLLIEGGKGKIEPALQLRAELESLLGKDHSEIQRADMMLNFF; from the coding sequence ATGCGATTAAAAAGTATACAGCTACAGAACTTCCGTTGTTACGAAGATCTAAAGATTGAGCTCGACAAGAATTTTAATATAATTCTTGGTATCAACGGAACAGGTAAAACTGCCATTCTTGAAGCGGCTCGTATAGCTATAGGCTCTTTATATAGTGAATTTGATAAAATAGAAAATAAAATTTCAAGTCCGGGTATTAATACAGACGATGTTCGTTTACATAATGGCGAACGCCAATACGAGGTACATATACTGACAGAAGCATGTGTAAGTGAAAGCATTAGTTCTTCTCTTATGAAGAGCGAACCTATAATTTGGGAAAGAACATTAGAAAGGTATGGAGGAAGAACAAAATTTGTTGGAGCTGAGGAAATAAAAGCTGTATCAAAGAGAATTCAAAAAATAGTTAGAAACTCAGGAGCTCAAAACATCCCTTTAATTGCTTATTATTCTACAGACCGCTATAAAAAAGAAAAGAAAAATACGGGGTTGGACGCTGATGGAAGTCGGTTGAGAGGATATTATAATTCGCTCGACGCAATGACTAATGTGTGGTTTTTCCTTAATATTTATAAGACTGAAACATTATGGGAGTTGCAACATAGTGAAAAATCGGTTTTATTGGCTGTTGTGAATAATGCTGTAATGGCTTGTATAGATGATTGTAGTAAATTATACCATGACGTAAAAAAAGATGAACTGATTATTGTTTTGAAAAATAATGGTGAATCTATTCCTTTTCACATGTTGTCTGATGGTGTAAGAAGTACGCTTGCAATGGTCATGGAAATAGCTTTTCGCTGTTATTTGCTCAATCCGCATTTGGATGAGCGAGCAGCAAAAGAAACAGCTGGAGTAGTTTTAATTGATGAAATTGATTTGCATTTACATCCGGCTTGGCAGAAGAGGATTATAGGTGATTTGAGAAAGGCTTTTCCTGAGCTTCAATTTATTGTAACGACACATGCGCCATTGGTTATTGGTTCTTTGAAAAGTGGAAAGATATTCAATATATCTGATAGACAAGTCTATGATTTCCCAATTCAATATGGAAAAGATGCCAACTCTATTTTAATTGAAATGAAAACCTCCGAAATGGATGATGAAATAAAAAAGAAAATAGAAGCTTATTTTCTTTTAATTGAAGGTGGAAAAGGGAAAATAGAACCAGCGCTACAATTACGGGCAGAATTAGAGTCTCTTTTGGGAAAAGATCATAGCGAAATACAGCGAGCTGATATGATGTTGAACTTCTTTTAA
- the cas13b gene encoding type VI-B CRISPR-associated RNA-guided ribonuclease Cas13b, with protein MEKTDAAESYFNHTLNDQKYYFAGYLNLAQNNIKTLEKAYGEYFLSSGNNPVINDLTNTTSLIDWDFKMKFLSQYLPVVSYLNLDTDLNATFDKKKKEFTKNLASLFKAIESLRNFYSHYYHHPLTEELNNELLSNLDKIFVAVCINVKKKRMKDDKTKQLLKATLNDELDLLLKAKKEELLKKKKEGKKVSTDAISMKNSVLNDAFNHLIQLEKNSKKEIPGRYYTSVLSDNNKYTENGINISMSGLLFLLSMFLTKKQNEDVRSLIFGFKGTIEPDKDISKSNNSFRNMATNWVFSYLSFKGMKKQLGNTFKKESLLVQIVDELSKVPHEVYQTLSPSRQEMFLEDMNEYLKEGNKKHCLEESFVVHPIIRKRYEDKFNYFAIRYLDEFVEFPSLRFQVNVGNYVHDRRKKTIDGTNAETDRMVKEEIRAFGKLSVISKLKADYFAKDLSSEVSWEMYPNPSYNFSANNIPVYIDLIKSSVAGAVDVGKNHMSYQAKLDLDEKGKKRNRTEGKKDKKGIAEILLGKKNKQIIFEKPTVLLSLNELPAMLYEVLKEGGDKQDIGKRIEDKIVEKIVAHYNLLDQYDGTTELSGSVIPRKLKKNRSEESLNMDKLLRAVKRELEITQEKLDLIKTNQKKFNSKEKDEKGKSRQYVFYTNELGQEATWIANDIKRFMPKEVKEKWRGYHHSNLQKLIALYDQTRNEAVKCITCFWNFDQQTSWGKGIKEAFYKSTFEEFYKAYLEHRMDVYKTLENNLIAGKGYSKLFNKEKKKAFILFDEHLYTIPDINTQKERLKSTLFILPRGIFDSKPTFIKGIKYEEDPSCFADWYQFANATGNQYQRFYDLPRSYTSLFEETKKNNEGLIENKKGLSAKEQLDFFKMRQDLKIKKIKAQDLFLFLIVKDLYKKVFNHALPAEIGLNDMYQTLAERQANYDLAVKQSQRTEGDNSDNLYNYNFLWNLTIPFEYDKIKEPQVKLKDIGKFYKFAADKKVQTILSYSDREWSKLDLEKELELMPTSYEVIRREQLLRDIQQFEKRILENYPSDGNVHPADLEKEDKDKKRFPNFNLYLLKGVIIKNNLASEEERQWFEQVHLDKTSFYPEVTTKSKIIQSAYLLLLIRNKMLHNQLPSKQNFEFMTTLYPFQGYESYSTYLLSVTKQTIECLSSAM; from the coding sequence ATGGAAAAAACGGATGCTGCGGAGAGTTATTTCAATCATACATTAAACGATCAAAAATATTATTTTGCAGGTTATTTGAATCTAGCTCAAAACAATATAAAAACACTCGAAAAAGCTTACGGTGAATATTTTTTAAGCTCTGGAAATAATCCTGTTATAAACGATTTAACAAATACTACTTCGTTAATAGACTGGGATTTTAAAATGAAATTTCTGTCTCAATATTTACCTGTTGTTAGTTATTTGAATTTAGATACTGACCTTAATGCAACTTTTGATAAAAAGAAAAAAGAGTTTACTAAGAATCTAGCTTCTTTATTTAAAGCTATTGAATCGCTGAGAAATTTCTATTCTCATTATTATCACCATCCGTTAACTGAAGAACTAAATAATGAACTTCTCTCTAATCTTGATAAAATATTTGTTGCTGTATGTATAAATGTGAAGAAAAAGAGAATGAAGGACGATAAAACAAAGCAGTTACTAAAAGCAACTTTAAACGATGAACTTGATTTGCTCTTGAAAGCCAAGAAAGAGGAACTTTTGAAGAAAAAGAAAGAAGGTAAGAAGGTTAGTACTGACGCTATTTCCATGAAAAATAGTGTTTTGAATGATGCATTTAATCACCTTATTCAGCTTGAAAAGAATAGTAAAAAGGAAATTCCGGGTAGGTATTATACATCTGTTTTAAGTGATAATAATAAATACACTGAAAATGGAATTAATATATCGATGAGTGGTTTGTTATTTTTGCTTTCCATGTTTCTTACCAAGAAGCAAAATGAAGATGTTCGTTCTCTTATTTTTGGATTTAAAGGGACAATAGAACCAGATAAAGATATATCTAAAAGCAACAATAGCTTTAGGAATATGGCTACCAACTGGGTGTTTTCTTATCTTTCTTTTAAAGGAATGAAAAAGCAGCTAGGCAACACTTTTAAAAAAGAAAGCTTGTTGGTGCAGATTGTAGACGAACTGAGTAAAGTGCCTCATGAAGTATATCAAACATTATCGCCAAGCCGGCAAGAGATGTTTCTTGAAGATATGAATGAATACCTTAAAGAGGGGAATAAGAAACATTGCCTGGAAGAATCTTTTGTGGTTCATCCCATAATAAGAAAGCGTTATGAAGATAAGTTTAACTATTTTGCCATTAGATATCTGGATGAATTTGTAGAATTTCCCTCGCTTCGGTTCCAGGTGAATGTGGGTAACTATGTACACGATAGACGTAAGAAGACTATTGATGGTACAAATGCCGAAACAGACAGAATGGTTAAAGAAGAAATCAGAGCTTTCGGCAAGCTGTCTGTTATATCAAAACTGAAGGCGGATTACTTTGCAAAGGATTTGTCATCGGAAGTTTCCTGGGAAATGTATCCCAATCCTTCTTATAATTTTTCTGCAAACAATATTCCTGTCTATATTGATTTGATTAAAAGTAGTGTTGCCGGAGCTGTTGATGTTGGGAAGAATCACATGAGTTATCAGGCAAAACTTGATTTGGATGAAAAAGGAAAAAAGAGGAATAGAACTGAAGGCAAGAAGGATAAAAAAGGAATAGCTGAAATCCTTTTAGGAAAGAAAAATAAACAAATTATATTTGAAAAGCCTACAGTTTTATTAAGCCTGAATGAATTGCCTGCAATGCTTTACGAAGTGCTTAAAGAAGGTGGCGATAAGCAAGATATAGGCAAAAGAATAGAGGATAAAATCGTAGAAAAAATTGTAGCTCACTATAATTTATTAGATCAATACGATGGAACAACAGAGTTGTCCGGCTCTGTTATTCCCAGAAAACTGAAAAAAAACAGAAGTGAAGAGAGTCTAAATATGGATAAGCTACTCAGGGCTGTGAAACGTGAATTGGAGATTACGCAGGAAAAACTTGATCTCATCAAAACCAACCAAAAGAAGTTCAATAGTAAAGAGAAGGATGAAAAAGGCAAGTCAAGGCAATATGTGTTTTATACTAACGAACTAGGGCAAGAGGCTACATGGATTGCAAATGATATTAAGCGATTTATGCCGAAAGAGGTTAAGGAGAAGTGGAGAGGTTACCATCATAGCAACTTGCAAAAGCTGATAGCGTTATATGATCAAACAAGAAATGAGGCAGTGAAATGCATAACTTGTTTCTGGAACTTCGATCAGCAGACTTCATGGGGTAAGGGTATAAAAGAAGCATTCTATAAATCAACGTTTGAAGAGTTTTACAAAGCTTATCTGGAACACAGAATGGATGTGTATAAAACGCTCGAGAATAATTTGATAGCGGGCAAAGGATATTCTAAGTTATTTAACAAAGAAAAGAAAAAGGCGTTTATTCTATTTGATGAACATTTGTATACTATACCCGATATCAATACACAAAAAGAACGACTGAAGTCTACACTGTTCATTCTTCCCCGAGGAATTTTCGATTCAAAACCTACTTTTATCAAAGGCATAAAATACGAAGAAGATCCTTCGTGCTTTGCCGATTGGTATCAGTTTGCAAATGCTACCGGTAATCAATATCAGCGGTTTTATGATTTGCCAAGAAGTTATACTTCCCTTTTTGAAGAGACTAAAAAGAACAATGAAGGGCTGATAGAAAACAAAAAAGGTTTGTCGGCAAAAGAACAACTTGATTTCTTCAAGATGCGTCAGGATTTGAAGATAAAGAAAATAAAGGCACAGGATTTATTTCTGTTTCTTATTGTGAAAGATCTGTATAAAAAAGTATTCAATCATGCTTTGCCTGCGGAAATAGGGTTAAATGATATGTATCAGACACTTGCTGAACGTCAGGCAAATTATGATCTGGCAGTTAAGCAAAGTCAGCGCACAGAAGGTGATAACTCAGATAATTTGTACAATTACAATTTCCTTTGGAACCTTACTATACCATTTGAATATGATAAAATAAAGGAACCACAGGTGAAACTCAAAGATATTGGTAAATTCTATAAATTTGCTGCCGACAAAAAGGTTCAGACTATATTATCTTACAGTGATAGAGAGTGGTCTAAGCTCGATTTGGAAAAGGAACTTGAACTAATGCCAACATCATACGAAGTGATAAGAAGAGAACAATTACTTCGTGATATTCAGCAATTTGAAAAAAGAATTTTGGAAAACTATCCTTCCGATGGGAACGTTCATCCAGCTGACTTAGAGAAAGAGGATAAAGATAAAAAACGTTTCCCTAATTTTAATCTCTATCTTCTAAAGGGAGTTATCATAAAAAACAATTTAGCAAGTGAAGAAGAACGCCAATGGTTTGAACAAGTTCACTTAGATAAAACATCATTTTATCCCGAAGTTACAACAAAATCGAAAATAATACAAAGTGCATATCTATTGCTGTTGATAAGAAATAAGATGCTGCATAATCAGTTGCCGTCTAAACAAAACTTTGAATTTATGACCACGCTTTATCCTTTTCAGGGATATGAGAGTTATAGTACTTATTTATTGTCTGTAACGAAGCAAACTATTGAATGCCTTAGCTCTGCTATGTAA
- a CDS encoding DUF4248 domain-containing protein yields MIKTAEEFKIRAYTKVELACLYNPYMTIPGALRTLARWIAGNSGLTAELSALDYNHRNRIYTPRQVKAIVDYLGEP; encoded by the coding sequence ATGATAAAAACAGCAGAAGAATTTAAAATCCGGGCATATACCAAGGTAGAACTGGCTTGCCTTTACAATCCGTACATGACCATTCCCGGAGCCTTGCGCACACTTGCCCGGTGGATAGCCGGCAACAGTGGGCTAACAGCCGAGCTTTCCGCTTTGGATTACAATCATCGTAACAGGATTTATACGCCACGCCAGGTTAAGGCTATTGTAGATTATCTGGGTGAGCCTTAG
- a CDS encoding DUF4248 domain-containing protein, with protein MSVNNNTKRSPYMGCFLFTKVACMYFHTYKRVDVCKRYFIEKIEEDKLLYEKLKETGFLITNKYITPKQMEIFIEFWGVPYGLNNI; from the coding sequence ATGTCTGTAAACAACAACACTAAAAGATCTCCCTACATGGGATGTTTCCTTTTCACGAAAGTTGCCTGCATGTATTTCCACACTTACAAAAGAGTAGATGTTTGTAAGAGGTATTTTATCGAAAAAATTGAAGAAGATAAATTACTTTATGAAAAACTGAAAGAAACGGGTTTCCTTATTACAAACAAATACATTACGCCCAAACAGATGGAGATCTTTATTGAATTCTGGGGTGTTCCCTATGGATTGAACAACATCTAG
- a CDS encoding retron system putative HNH endonuclease: MRYIKKRVGSEAAELLKTWIKRRKAAGQNLLYVDFDKKKELNDNLRSEQKGICCYCQQKITHYQGDNNGGSHNEHLIPENGEYGRQDLQVVHHNLYASCNYSKGKCKGDQHCGEAKHDKLIAAFIKRIDCDKYFKYNVIGEILPSGPYNSHQEYEEHYGDLTNDQRDAYDTIQTLNLNHESIKQLRKGDQKELFKILGGKTREQVRTYIQTINTKDQYPRFIDMLLYYMKQKQ; the protein is encoded by the coding sequence ATGAGGTATATTAAAAAGAGAGTCGGATCAGAAGCAGCTGAATTATTAAAGACCTGGATTAAAAGGAGAAAAGCAGCAGGGCAAAATCTTTTGTATGTAGATTTTGATAAGAAGAAAGAGTTAAACGACAATTTAAGAAGTGAGCAAAAAGGAATTTGTTGCTATTGTCAGCAGAAAATAACTCACTATCAAGGTGATAATAATGGAGGAAGCCATAACGAACATTTAATTCCAGAAAATGGAGAATATGGGCGTCAAGATTTACAGGTGGTTCATCATAATCTTTATGCCTCGTGTAATTATTCAAAAGGCAAATGCAAAGGTGATCAGCATTGTGGTGAAGCAAAACATGACAAACTTATCGCGGCATTTATTAAAAGAATTGATTGTGACAAGTATTTTAAATATAATGTAATTGGAGAAATTCTACCTTCTGGGCCATATAACTCTCACCAAGAATACGAGGAACATTATGGTGATCTGACGAACGACCAAAGAGATGCATATGATACAATTCAAACACTTAATCTTAATCATGAAAGTATTAAGCAACTTAGGAAAGGTGATCAGAAAGAATTATTTAAAATACTTGGAGGAAAAACTAGGGAACAAGTTAGAACCTATATTCAAACTATTAATACAAAGGATCAATATCCACGTTTTATTGATATGCTTCTATACTATATGAAACAAAAACAGTAA
- a CDS encoding PQQ-binding-like beta-propeller repeat protein, whose protein sequence is MHTDLKFKTYAIVALLSVFSLKGTAQYSMQWKYTTQSGIYSSPVVDGNAVFVGSNDSCMYSLNAQEGKLNWKFKTSGEVKSKPLVYKGNLIFNSTDGFIYSINKRTARQNWKVQTAGEKRLDIWDYYLSSPVFAHNKVIVGSGDGCIYALNPQSGNLCWKFQTGGIVHATPLVVHDKVFVGSFDGYFYALNLSDGSLIWKFKTKGNNYFPKGEIQKGATLYNQSVVFGCRDYFMYSLNIESGTLNWSKEDPNSWIIAAPLLVDGLLCYGTSDSHHFQLMTAATGEIKTTFPLNMRVYAEAVLLRNQVLFGCFNGKLYQVDLASNTIREVFQTDGSKLNYHSVYNEDGTFRADFKLYSNDYVASEKQILGLGSILSTPCIANGMIYLGDSNGCFYALRVGVL, encoded by the coding sequence ATGCATACTGATCTTAAATTTAAAACTTATGCTATTGTAGCCTTGTTGAGCGTCTTTTCGCTCAAAGGCACGGCTCAATATAGCATGCAATGGAAATACACCACTCAAAGCGGTATTTATTCATCCCCGGTAGTTGATGGCAATGCCGTATTTGTTGGGTCTAATGATTCTTGCATGTATTCCCTGAATGCGCAAGAGGGTAAGCTTAACTGGAAATTTAAAACCAGCGGAGAAGTTAAGTCCAAACCGCTTGTCTACAAAGGAAACCTGATTTTTAATAGCACAGATGGTTTTATTTATTCCATTAATAAACGCACAGCACGCCAAAACTGGAAAGTGCAAACTGCTGGCGAGAAAAGACTCGATATATGGGATTACTATTTATCTTCACCTGTTTTTGCTCACAATAAAGTGATTGTAGGTAGCGGCGACGGTTGTATTTATGCATTGAATCCCCAGTCAGGTAATTTGTGTTGGAAATTTCAAACAGGAGGTATTGTTCATGCTACCCCGCTAGTTGTTCATGATAAAGTTTTTGTAGGCAGTTTCGACGGCTATTTTTATGCGCTGAATCTGTCGGATGGTAGTTTGATCTGGAAATTTAAAACAAAGGGAAACAACTATTTCCCTAAAGGCGAAATTCAGAAGGGAGCAACACTTTACAATCAGTCGGTTGTATTTGGATGCAGAGATTACTTTATGTATTCGCTAAACATCGAATCGGGCACACTCAACTGGAGTAAGGAAGATCCCAATAGCTGGATTATTGCTGCTCCACTATTGGTTGATGGTTTGCTGTGCTACGGAACGTCAGACTCACACCACTTTCAGCTTATGACGGCTGCAACCGGAGAGATAAAAACAACCTTTCCATTGAATATGAGGGTATATGCCGAAGCCGTTTTGTTACGCAATCAGGTTCTATTTGGCTGTTTTAACGGTAAATTATATCAGGTAGATCTTGCTTCGAACACTATCCGGGAAGTATTTCAGACGGATGGTAGCAAACTGAATTATCATAGTGTGTACAATGAAGATGGAACATTTAGAGCCGACTTTAAACTATATAGCAACGACTATGTTGCATCCGAGAAACAAATACTTGGGTTGGGCTCCATTCTTTCTACTCCTTGCATTGCCAATGGAATGATTTACCTGGGCGATTCTAACGGGTGCTTTTATGCACTGCGGGTAGGCGTTTTATAA
- a CDS encoding IS982 family transposase — protein sequence MVIKLLIYSSIMHNLYAIFAKFLDICKMFSADLVNEKGNIPRRGVVPKFSDLEVISLSLAAESIGIDSESFLFSKLNEYKDDFSSLISRRQYNDRRKLTIGLCNQVRERIASKVDGGEAIFCIDSMPIEVCRPIRSKRCKMGKNNYDKAPNYGYCASQGKHYYGYKLHSLCGLSGVIHSFDLTKASVHDIHYLKDVKCNFQNCTIIGDRGYIGAAIQLDLFEKANIKLEVPYRSNQKDWKPVFSPFAKARKRVETLFAQLCDQFMIIRNYAKQTEGLFTRITGKISALTILQYINKINNKPIGQIKYALI from the coding sequence ATGGTGATCAAACTATTAATATACAGCTCAATTATGCACAACTTATATGCAATATTCGCTAAATTTCTTGATATATGCAAGATGTTTTCTGCTGATTTAGTAAACGAAAAAGGGAATATACCTCGCAGAGGAGTCGTCCCGAAGTTCTCTGACTTAGAAGTGATCAGTTTAAGCCTTGCTGCCGAATCAATAGGTATAGATAGTGAAAGCTTTTTGTTTTCTAAATTAAATGAATACAAAGATGATTTTTCTTCTCTCATATCCCGTCGTCAATATAATGATCGCAGGAAGCTCACTATCGGCTTATGTAATCAGGTGCGTGAAAGAATTGCATCAAAAGTTGATGGTGGAGAAGCTATTTTCTGTATTGATTCTATGCCAATTGAAGTCTGTCGTCCCATAAGGTCAAAACGTTGTAAAATGGGAAAGAATAATTATGATAAAGCTCCCAATTATGGCTATTGTGCTTCACAGGGTAAACATTATTACGGATATAAATTACATTCTCTCTGTGGGTTGAGCGGTGTCATACACTCTTTTGACCTGACAAAGGCGAGTGTTCACGACATTCATTATTTGAAAGACGTAAAGTGTAACTTTCAGAATTGCACCATCATCGGTGATCGTGGATATATTGGAGCAGCCATACAACTTGATTTATTTGAAAAAGCTAATATCAAGTTGGAAGTTCCATATCGGTCGAATCAAAAAGATTGGAAACCTGTATTTAGTCCATTTGCTAAAGCAAGGAAAAGGGTTGAAACGCTTTTTGCACAATTATGCGATCAATTTATGATAATCAGAAATTACGCAAAACAAACAGAAGGATTGTTTACCAGAATTACGGGGAAAATTAGTGCACTTACAATCCTTCAATATATAAACAAGATTAATAACAAACCCATTGGACAAATTAAATATGCACTAATTTAA
- the dnaB gene encoding replicative DNA helicase — MEKNISQPFDQETEEAVLGALLLEKKAMANAMPILRTEMFYYDNHRIIFAALTRMYNNRRDIDLITVADELRRSDELDKVGGPYYITKLCSQVASSAHLQHHCLILKDFYLRREVIKGLSKLLSSAQEMTVDIADVVCSMQELASEIEKDAVKADNMRDMEVLMEDTLEQAKERIERSENGITGIDTGLTDLNKITAGWQNGDLVILAARPAVGKTMVSLFFAKMAARMGLNTLFFSIEMQGERLGDRLLLMESNINPHTWRSGQSTPEEWTEAQDTARKLTTLPIMIDDSSSMSIDSIRAQARFLKSRGKCDIIFIDYLQLSDMKNHGKENRNREQEVAIAARKAKLLAKEMNCPVVLLSQLNREAENRFAGRPQLSDLRESGAIEQDADIVLLLHRPALYKVATDKESGYPTEGLGILSIAKHRNGETGNVYFSHNKSMTKIADYTPPMEWLLKHAK; from the coding sequence ATGGAAAAGAATATAAGTCAGCCTTTCGATCAGGAAACGGAAGAGGCTGTATTGGGGGCACTTTTACTGGAAAAGAAAGCAATGGCTAATGCTATGCCTATTCTGCGAACGGAGATGTTTTATTATGATAATCACCGCATTATCTTTGCAGCTCTTACGCGTATGTATAACAACAGGCGAGACATTGACCTTATCACCGTGGCCGACGAGTTGCGCCGTAGTGATGAGCTCGACAAGGTGGGCGGGCCCTACTACATTACCAAACTTTGCAGTCAGGTGGCCAGCTCGGCCCACCTGCAGCACCACTGCCTCATTCTCAAAGATTTCTATCTTCGCAGGGAGGTTATTAAGGGGCTGAGCAAACTACTTTCATCGGCTCAGGAGATGACGGTGGATATTGCCGATGTGGTTTGCAGCATGCAGGAACTTGCCTCTGAGATAGAGAAGGATGCTGTAAAGGCAGACAACATGAGAGATATGGAGGTGTTGATGGAAGACACGCTAGAGCAGGCTAAGGAGAGAATAGAGCGGTCGGAAAATGGTATTACGGGAATCGACACGGGTCTTACGGATCTGAACAAGATCACTGCAGGATGGCAGAATGGAGATTTGGTTATTCTTGCCGCCCGTCCGGCAGTAGGTAAAACAATGGTATCGCTTTTCTTTGCCAAAATGGCTGCAAGGATGGGGCTGAACACGCTATTTTTCAGTATAGAGATGCAGGGGGAAAGGTTGGGCGACCGTCTGCTACTGATGGAAAGCAACATTAACCCGCACACCTGGCGCAGCGGACAATCTACTCCGGAGGAATGGACAGAGGCGCAGGACACGGCTCGCAAGCTCACCACTCTGCCTATAATGATTGACGACAGCTCGTCTATGAGTATCGACTCCATTCGTGCACAGGCTCGCTTCCTTAAAAGTCGTGGAAAGTGCGATATAATCTTTATCGACTACCTGCAATTAAGCGATATGAAGAATCATGGTAAGGAGAACCGTAACCGCGAACAGGAAGTGGCCATTGCTGCCCGTAAGGCGAAATTGCTGGCCAAGGAGATGAATTGTCCTGTAGTGTTGCTCAGTCAGCTAAACAGAGAGGCGGAGAACAGGTTTGCCGGGCGTCCGCAGTTGAGCGACTTGCGCGAGAGTGGTGCCATTGAGCAGGATGCAGATATTGTGCTGCTGCTCCATCGCCCGGCATTATACAAAGTTGCAACCGACAAAGAAAGCGGCTATCCTACTGAAGGGCTGGGCATTCTCAGTATTGCCAAGCACCGAAACGGGGAAACGGGCAATGTATATTTCTCGCACAACAAGAGTATGACGAAGATTGCCGATTACACACCGCCAATGGAGTGGTTATTGAAACATGCAAAATAA